The Rhodospirillaceae bacterium DNA window CCCGGCGACAAACTTTTTAAGGCCGCTTAAACTGCCGCCGCCCATCAGGGCAAGACCGCAGTTGGATTCAAGCAGGGCCCAGTCGAGCAAGGGATCATGGGAGCCGGCAATCACCGGCGGCGGGGCGGGGCGCACCCGTTCGTCAGTCCCTAAGGATTCCAGGTCGCCGGTCAGCCAGCGGTCAATCAGGTGCTTGGGGAACAGCCATTTTCCGCTGGCCCGGGTGCAGGGTATCTGCTTTTTGCGCACCAGATCATAGACCTTGCGCTCCTTGATGCGCAGGTACTGGGCAACTTCATGGGTGTTCATCAATTCGGACAGCGGCGTATTCCTGTTTGTCATCAATCGAATCAGTTCTTACTTAAACATCATAAAACACAATAGACTTGCTTAAAATCCCTATGCGGAGAGAGAGAAACATGGACAAGCCGACAATTGCCGGACGCAAACCTGTCAAAGTCGAACTGGAAGCGGGTGAAACCTATCACTGGTGCCGGTGCGGTAAATCGAACAACCAGCCGTTTTGCGATGGCTCTCATCGGGGTTCCAGCTTCACGCCTCTTGGTTTTGATGCAGAGGAAACCGGCACCGCCCACTTGTGCATGTGCAAGCACACGCAAAACCCGCCCTATTGCGATGGCAGCCACGCCCGCCTGCCCGAAGGCGATACCGATGCCCCCGCGACAACGGCGAACACGATTGTCGCAACCCCTGAAGAACCGACCCTGAAAGCCATCCACGATCTGGCCCGTGATGGCCTTGAGAAAGTCGGTCACCATGGCGAGATGGGCTCCATGGGCGTGCCCCGCCCAGAACTGCCCGACTGGAATGACATCCAGATCCTGCCTGCCCAATTCGCCCGCAAACCACTGATGGATGATGTTGAAGTGGGAAGCGAACTGGTGATTGGCCCGAACGCCAAAAAACCGCTCATCCTGAAGATACCGCTTTTTGTTTCCGACATGAGCTTCGGGGCCTTGTCAGAGGAAGCAAAAATCGCCCTGGCAAGCGGCGCCGAACTTGCCGGAAGCGGCATCTGTTCAGGTGAAGGCGGCATGTTGCCCGAAGAACAAGCCGCCAACAGTCGTTATTTTTACGAACTCGCCTCGGCCAAATTCGGTTACGACGAAGACCTGCTAACCCGTGTCCAGGCCTTTCACTTCAAGGGCGGACAAGGGGCCAAGACGGGCACCGGCGGGCACCTGCCCGGGGCCAAGGTGATAGGCAAAATTGCAGAAGTGCGTCGCTTGCCTGAAAAAACTCCGGCCATTTCCCCGCCCACCTTCGCCGACCTTGCCAGCGTCAAAGACTTTGCCAAATTTTCCGACCGGGTCCGTGAAATCACCGGCGGTATACCCATCGGTTACAAGATTTCAGCCAATCATATTGAAGACGACATCGCCTTCGCCATCAAGGCGGGTGCCGATTACATCATCCTTGATGGCCGGGGCGGCGGCACCGGGGCGGCACCGCTGATTTTCCGCGATCATATTTCTGTGCCGACGATCCCCGCCCTGGCCCGGGCGCGGCAGCATCTGGACAAATTAAAACGACCGGACGTCACCTTG harbors:
- a CDS encoding glutamate synthase, translated to MDKPTIAGRKPVKVELEAGETYHWCRCGKSNNQPFCDGSHRGSSFTPLGFDAEETGTAHLCMCKHTQNPPYCDGSHARLPEGDTDAPATTANTIVATPEEPTLKAIHDLARDGLEKVGHHGEMGSMGVPRPELPDWNDIQILPAQFARKPLMDDVEVGSELVIGPNAKKPLILKIPLFVSDMSFGALSEEAKIALASGAELAGSGICSGEGGMLPEEQAANSRYFYELASAKFGYDEDLLTRVQAFHFKGGQGAKTGTGGHLPGAKVIGKIAEVRRLPEKTPAISPPTFADLASVKDFAKFSDRVREITGGIPIGYKISANHIEDDIAFAIKAGADYIILDGRGGGTGAAPLIFRDHISVPTIPALARARQHLDKLKRPDVTLIITGGLRTAPDFIKAMALGADGVALANSAMQAIGCVGARMCNTNNCPAGVATQKPELRARLDVQVSAERLARFMGASVDLMKVMARACGHDHLKQFNEQDITTWSKQMADLSGVKFGGVG